A window of the Polaribacter sp. HaHaR_3_91 genome harbors these coding sequences:
- a CDS encoding acyl-CoA-binding protein: MESDLDKEFNEAFYRISMLEESIAPDIMLKFYAYNKQANFGNKFSFNDEHNVRSAFKLNAWMQLNGMKSDVAKQEYINLAKTVLNTKQ, translated from the coding sequence ATGGAATCTGATTTAGATAAAGAGTTTAATGAAGCTTTCTATAGGATTTCTATGTTAGAAGAATCGATTGCTCCAGACATTATGCTAAAATTTTATGCTTATAACAAGCAAGCAAATTTTGGAAATAAGTTTTCATTTAATGATGAGCATAACGTTAGAAGTGCATTTAAGTTAAATGCATGGATGCAATTAAACGGCATGAAATCTGACGTAGCAAAACAAGAATATATTAATTTAGCAAAAACAGTTTTAAATACTAAACAATAA
- a CDS encoding VWA domain-containing protein, translating to MKNNNKRKGFVFKTYEAEHQSPFEKLFEIFKELITHTSGDFDEAIDWLRSLDKEYKLTDENYTIDDFIEDLKKKGYIKEEVKGDGTGGTKITPKTERAIRQQALNHIFGKIKRSGAGNHKSKSPGIGDEHTGDLRAYQFGDALDKVSVTESIRNAQINNGIDNFNLTENDLVVEETMHKSQMSTVLMIDISHSMILYGEDRITPAKKVAMALAELITTRYPKDTLDIIVFGNDAWAIKIKDLPYLQVGPYHTNTVAGLQLAMDLLRRKRNTNKQIFMITDGKPSCLRLPDGQYYKNSNGLDKYIVNKCYAMAQQARKLHIPITTFMIAQDPYLMQFIRAFTKANQGKAFYTGLKGLGEMIFEDYETNRKKRIRG from the coding sequence ATGAAAAATAATAACAAAAGAAAAGGTTTTGTTTTTAAAACCTACGAAGCGGAACATCAATCTCCTTTCGAAAAATTATTTGAAATTTTTAAGGAACTGATAACGCATACCTCTGGCGATTTTGATGAAGCCATAGATTGGCTACGTTCTTTAGATAAAGAATATAAGCTGACTGATGAAAATTATACCATTGATGATTTTATTGAAGATTTAAAGAAGAAAGGCTATATAAAAGAGGAGGTAAAAGGTGACGGGACTGGAGGTACTAAAATTACTCCGAAAACTGAACGTGCTATTCGTCAGCAAGCGTTGAATCATATCTTTGGAAAAATAAAAAGGAGTGGTGCTGGTAATCATAAAAGTAAATCTCCAGGAATAGGAGATGAACATACCGGAGACTTAAGAGCGTATCAGTTTGGGGATGCATTGGATAAGGTTTCAGTTACAGAAAGCATCAGAAATGCTCAAATTAATAACGGAATTGATAATTTCAACTTAACCGAAAACGATTTGGTGGTGGAAGAAACCATGCACAAAAGTCAAATGAGTACGGTTTTAATGATTGATATTAGTCACTCTATGATTTTGTATGGAGAAGATAGGATTACTCCTGCCAAAAAAGTAGCTATGGCTTTGGCAGAATTAATTACCACTCGTTATCCTAAAGATACCTTAGATATTATAGTTTTTGGAAATGATGCGTGGGCAATTAAAATTAAAGATTTGCCATATTTACAAGTGGGGCCATATCATACAAATACGGTTGCAGGTTTACAATTAGCCATGGATTTATTGCGAAGAAAAAGAAATACCAACAAACAAATTTTTATGATTACCGATGGAAAGCCAAGTTGTTTGCGTTTGCCAGATGGTCAATACTATAAGAATAGTAATGGTTTAGACAAATACATTGTAAACAAGTGTTATGCAATGGCGCAACAAGCAAGAAAATTACATATTCCGATTACTACTTTTATGATTGCACAAGATCCATACTTAATGCAATTTATAAGAGCTTTTACAAAAGCGAATCAAGGAAAAGCATTTTATACAGGTTTAAAAGGATTAGGAGAAATGATTTTTGAAGATTACGAAACCAATAGGAAAAAGAGAATTAGAGGATAA
- a CDS encoding phosphatidylserine decarboxylase family protein: MIRFHKEGYKIIVITFIITIVGVLLADNLINIPWLVKVIQVVLLAFLVIVLQFFRNPKRVAALNDNIIVAPVDGKVVVIEEVEEPEYFKGKRLQVSIFMSPINVHVTRYAMSGVVKYSKYHPGKYLVAWHPKASTENERTTVVVNNAAFGDVLYRQIAGALAKRIVNYAKVGDTAVQGADAGFIKFGSRVDLFLPLGTKLNVSLNDTVKGGVQIIAEK, encoded by the coding sequence ATGATTCGTTTTCACAAAGAAGGGTATAAAATAATTGTTATTACCTTTATAATAACAATTGTAGGTGTATTACTAGCCGATAATTTAATAAATATACCTTGGCTTGTTAAAGTAATTCAAGTTGTATTACTTGCTTTTTTAGTAATTGTGCTACAATTTTTTAGAAATCCTAAAAGAGTTGCTGCTTTAAATGATAACATAATAGTTGCGCCAGTAGATGGTAAAGTGGTTGTTATAGAAGAAGTAGAAGAACCAGAATACTTTAAAGGAAAAAGATTACAAGTGTCTATTTTTATGTCTCCTATTAACGTACATGTTACTAGATATGCCATGAGTGGAGTTGTAAAATATAGTAAATATCATCCAGGTAAATACTTGGTAGCATGGCATCCGAAAGCATCTACAGAAAACGAAAGAACTACGGTAGTGGTTAATAATGCAGCTTTTGGTGATGTTTTATATAGACAAATTGCCGGAGCTTTGGCAAAGAGAATTGTTAATTATGCCAAAGTTGGCGATACAGCAGTACAAGGAGCAGATGCAGGTTTTATAAAATTTGGTTCTAGAGTAGACCTTTTTCTTCCATTAGGTACAAAGCTAAATGTATCTTTAAATGATACAGTAAAAGGTGGAGTTCAGATAATTGCAGAAAAATAA
- a CDS encoding TIGR01777 family oxidoreductase, whose amino-acid sequence MAKIIITGGTGLVGKRLSKLLIDKNHEVVILSRSPKNKNEFKWDISSNYVDEKALVNSDYIIHLAGAGIADKRWTEERKQVIIDSRVKTANLLFDKITELKIELKGFISASGVGYYGAITNDKIYEESDKAANDFLGDVCQKWENAAHQFSTKNIPVTILRTGVVLTDKGGALDKMKTPIITPLGSGKQFLPWIHLDDLCAIYVKAVEDNLEGIFNAVAPEHHTSKTFTKELAKIIKRPYIGIGVPGFLLKLVFGDMAKILLEGSKISAKKIEKNGYSFRFETLKKALNNL is encoded by the coding sequence ATGGCAAAAATAATTATAACAGGTGGTACAGGTTTAGTCGGCAAAAGATTATCAAAATTACTAATTGATAAAAATCATGAAGTTGTAATTTTAAGTAGAAGTCCCAAAAATAAAAACGAATTTAAATGGGATATCTCTTCTAATTATGTTGATGAAAAAGCGCTTGTAAACTCCGATTATATCATTCATTTAGCCGGAGCAGGAATTGCCGACAAACGTTGGACAGAAGAAAGAAAACAGGTAATAATTGATAGTAGAGTAAAAACTGCAAATTTACTTTTTGATAAAATAACCGAATTAAAAATCGAATTAAAAGGTTTTATTTCTGCATCTGGAGTTGGTTATTACGGAGCGATCACTAATGATAAAATATACGAGGAAAGCGATAAAGCAGCTAATGATTTTTTAGGTGATGTATGTCAAAAATGGGAAAACGCAGCACATCAATTTTCAACAAAAAACATTCCGGTAACAATCTTAAGAACCGGTGTTGTTTTAACGGATAAAGGTGGTGCATTAGATAAAATGAAAACACCTATTATAACTCCTTTAGGTTCTGGAAAACAATTTTTGCCTTGGATCCATTTAGATGATTTATGTGCCATCTACGTTAAAGCAGTTGAAGATAATTTAGAAGGTATTTTTAATGCAGTTGCTCCAGAACATCACACTAGTAAAACCTTTACTAAAGAGTTAGCTAAAATCATAAAAAGACCTTACATAGGAATTGGTGTTCCAGGTTTTCTTTTAAAACTTGTATTTGGTGATATGGCAAAAATATTACTCGAAGGAAGTAAAATTTCTGCAAAAAAAATCGAAAAGAACGGATATTCTTTTCGATTTGAAACACTTAAAAAAGCGTTGAATAATTTATAA
- a CDS encoding magnesium chelatase, which yields MSVNTINSLGELKASGYKSKSIKDELRENLIVKIKNKETAFKGVHGYENTVIPELERAILSKHNINLLGLRGQAKTRLARLMVDLLDEYIPIVAGSEINDDPLNPISRFAIELIKEKGDDTPIFWLHRNERFAEKLATPDVTVADIIGDVDPIKAANLKLSYADDRVIHYGMIPRANRCIFVINELPDLQARIQVALFNILQEGDIQIRGFKLRLPLDMQFVFTANPEDYTNRGSIVTPLKDRIGSQILTHYPEDIETAKTITQQEANKVGSQKDFIAVPELAKDLLEQIVFEARESEYIDAKSGVSARLSISAFENLLSTAERRALLSGDDKTMIRLNDFDGIIPAITGKVELVYEGEQEGAQVVAETLIKNAIKTLFPSYFPEIKKLEKQEEESPYDDIISWFFNADEDFELLDEHTEAQYKAELDKVKPLDAFLKKHQPNMNETDGYFVKEFILWALVEFKKLSKYRFAEGTQFKDPYGNFISGL from the coding sequence ATGAGCGTAAATACGATAAATTCATTAGGAGAATTAAAAGCATCAGGATACAAATCAAAATCAATTAAAGATGAGTTGAGAGAAAATTTGATTGTGAAAATAAAAAATAAAGAAACTGCTTTTAAAGGAGTTCACGGGTATGAGAATACCGTAATTCCAGAGTTAGAAAGAGCTATTTTAAGTAAGCATAACATTAATTTATTAGGATTAAGAGGACAGGCAAAAACACGTTTGGCTAGATTGATGGTAGATTTATTGGATGAATATATTCCGATTGTTGCTGGTTCTGAGATTAACGACGATCCTTTAAATCCTATTTCTAGGTTTGCTATTGAGTTGATTAAGGAAAAAGGAGATGATACACCTATATTTTGGTTGCATAGAAATGAGCGTTTTGCAGAGAAATTAGCAACGCCAGATGTTACTGTAGCAGATATTATTGGAGATGTAGATCCTATAAAAGCAGCAAACTTAAAATTGAGTTATGCAGATGATAGGGTCATTCATTACGGAATGATTCCGCGTGCTAACAGATGTATTTTTGTGATTAATGAATTACCAGATTTACAAGCTAGAATTCAGGTGGCACTTTTTAATATTTTACAAGAAGGTGATATTCAAATTAGAGGTTTTAAATTGCGTTTGCCTTTAGATATGCAGTTTGTGTTTACGGCAAATCCAGAGGATTATACGAATAGAGGAAGTATTGTAACGCCTTTAAAAGATAGAATTGGCTCGCAGATTTTAACGCATTACCCAGAGGATATTGAAACAGCCAAAACAATTACACAACAAGAAGCAAACAAGGTAGGTTCTCAAAAGGATTTTATAGCAGTACCAGAACTGGCAAAAGACTTGTTAGAGCAAATTGTTTTTGAAGCTAGGGAAAGTGAGTATATAGATGCTAAAAGTGGTGTAAGTGCACGTTTAAGTATTTCTGCTTTCGAAAACTTATTAAGTACTGCAGAAAGAAGAGCATTACTTTCTGGGGATGATAAAACAATGATTCGTTTAAATGATTTCGACGGAATTATTCCTGCAATTACAGGAAAAGTGGAGTTGGTGTATGAAGGTGAACAAGAAGGCGCACAAGTAGTGGCAGAGACATTAATTAAGAATGCGATTAAAACGTTATTTCCAAGTTATTTTCCGGAGATAAAAAAGTTAGAAAAACAAGAAGAAGAATCTCCTTATGACGATATAATTTCTTGGTTTTTTAATGCTGATGAAGATTTCGAATTGTTAGATGAACACACAGAAGCGCAATACAAAGCAGAGTTAGATAAGGTAAAACCTTTAGATGCTTTTCTTAAAAAACACCAACCGAATATGAATGAAACAGATGGGTATTTTGTAAAAGAGTTTATTCTTTGGGCATTGGTAGAGTTTAAAAAACTAAGTAAGTATCGTTTTGCAGAAGGAACACAATTTAAAGATCCTTATGGAAATTTTATAAGTGGACTATAA
- a CDS encoding YceI family protein, with translation MKRVVVLSLLMIVAFNFSSCKSDKKSDEKKEDTIKTKTSAVAFSLEKAQNEINFVAYKTTEKIPVGGQFNKVDIISGGEGSSIKEAINNTEFSIPVSSIFTKDTSRDFKIQKFFFGMMDNTKLLSGKLLITDETNGVAEIKMNGVTENVAFTYTIEGKVFKMEATMDIIKWNASEALASLNTACLELHKGADGVSKTWSDVALNITSTF, from the coding sequence ATGAAAAGAGTCGTAGTTTTATCATTATTAATGATTGTAGCATTTAATTTTTCATCTTGTAAATCAGATAAAAAATCTGATGAGAAAAAAGAAGATACAATTAAAACTAAAACAAGTGCAGTAGCTTTTTCTTTAGAGAAGGCACAAAATGAAATAAACTTTGTAGCTTATAAGACTACAGAGAAAATACCTGTAGGAGGTCAGTTTAATAAAGTAGACATAATTTCTGGAGGAGAAGGAAGTTCTATTAAAGAAGCTATTAATAATACTGAGTTTTCAATTCCTGTAAGTAGCATTTTTACGAAAGATACTAGTAGAGATTTTAAAATTCAAAAATTCTTCTTTGGTATGATGGACAATACAAAATTACTTTCTGGTAAATTATTAATAACTGATGAAACCAATGGTGTTGCAGAAATTAAAATGAACGGAGTTACAGAGAATGTAGCTTTTACCTATACGATAGAAGGGAAGGTTTTTAAGATGGAGGCTACTATGGATATTATCAAATGGAATGCATCTGAGGCTTTAGCATCATTAAATACAGCTTGTTTAGAATTACACAAAGGAGCTGATGGAGTTTCTAAGACATGGAGTGATGTGGCTTTAAATATCACTTCTACTTTCTAA
- a CDS encoding YdeI family protein, translating to MKEIDEFYFKNDIEWRNWLSKNYNLSKGVYLIFYKVENIEESMRWEEAVKVALCFGWIDATVKSLGDGKRRQYFCPRKQKSIWSAVNKSYIQNLIADNLMHQSGLDIIEIAKQNGSWTALDAVEKGIIPDDLQLAFDKNEIAFTNFRNFAPSYRKQYLYWIHQAKRETTRKNRIIEIIRLCSKNIKSRGTR from the coding sequence ATGAAAGAAATAGACGAATTTTACTTTAAAAATGATATTGAATGGCGTAATTGGTTGTCAAAAAATTATAATTTGTCTAAAGGTGTTTACCTTATATTTTATAAAGTAGAAAATATAGAGGAATCTATGCGTTGGGAAGAAGCCGTAAAAGTAGCTTTATGTTTTGGTTGGATAGACGCCACTGTAAAAAGTTTAGGTGATGGTAAGCGTAGGCAATATTTCTGCCCAAGAAAACAGAAAAGTATTTGGAGTGCAGTTAATAAAAGTTATATTCAAAATTTAATTGCTGATAATTTAATGCACCAAAGTGGATTAGATATTATTGAGATTGCAAAACAAAATGGATCTTGGACAGCTTTAGATGCAGTCGAAAAAGGAATTATTCCTGATGACCTACAACTTGCCTTTGATAAAAATGAAATAGCTTTTACCAATTTTAGAAATTTTGCTCCTAGTTATAGAAAGCAGTATTTATATTGGATACATCAAGCAAAAAGAGAAACCACAAGAAAAAACCGAATTATAGAAATAATTCGGTTGTGTAGTAAAAATATTAAATCTCGTGGAACGAGGTAA